A part of Pseudoliparis swirei isolate HS2019 ecotype Mariana Trench chromosome 8, NWPU_hadal_v1, whole genome shotgun sequence genomic DNA contains:
- the armc6 gene encoding armadillo repeat-containing protein 6 has translation MAARMISQETFDAAVKENMEEFEMDSAEALKESVEQFESQGVNLRCIVKAVPVVSFDDEQEEPKHEVLKMLDSLRTGIDSASLKEVTVDIKLFTVQCSLGFAQRYLAAQKDAYPVILSYCKKSVEEQEAVLTALTALAGLTDGQPDLMDAEGQQFLLNALQKYKADSSVMRAVICTVRHCCLKHEKNRQSLIKAGVLPLLIGAITQHGGCAELVKMASSALRVMTFDDDIRVAFGNSHEHAKIIVLEHNGLKVLVDAAKAHAANTSLLSELCATLARLAVRNEFCQEICDLGGLKLIMTLLADSYEKPELVRQVLIAIQAVAGNDDVKDAVVDAGGVQLIVIAMNRHMNNSSVCEQGCACLSVLALRKPDNCKVIMENGGALAAVQAMKIHKDAVNVQKQACMVMRNLVGRMNELSKPILEMGAEALIAEALKTHEDCCDVGKAALRDLGCQVELRELWTGKHGSLTN, from the exons ATGGCGGCGCGGATGATCTCACAGGAAACCTTTGATGCTGCTGTCAAAGAAAACATGGAGGAGTTTGAGATGGACTCCGCCGAGGCGttgaaggagtctgtggagcAGTTTGAGTCTCAAG GTGTGAACCTCCGTTGTATTGTAAAAGCTGTACCAGTGGTTTCATTTGATGATGAGCAAGAGGAGCCAAAACACGAGGTCTTAAAG ATGTTGGATTCCCTCCGCACTGGGATAGATTCTGCCAGTTTAAAGGAAGTGACGGTAGACATAAAACTCTTCACTGTGCAATGCTCACTTGGATTTGCCCAGAGGTACCTGGCTGCCCAAAAGGACGCCTACCCCGTCATCCTCTCTTACTGCAAAAAGAgtgtggaggagcaggaagctGTGTTGACTGCACTGACTGCTCTGGCTGGATTGACAGATGGACAGCCAGACTTGATGGATGCAGAGGGCCAGCAGTTCCTTTTGAATGCCCTTCAGAAATACAAGGCCGATTCCTCTGTTATGCGTGCAGTCATCTGTACTGTGCGTCACTGCTGTTTGAAACATGAAAAGAACAGGCAGAGTTTGATCAAAGCGGGCGTCCTGCCTCTTCTGATCGGTGCCATCACACAACACGGTGGATGTGCTGAGCTCGTCAAGATGGCCTCTTCAGCGCTGAGGGTTATGACCTTTGACGATGACATCCGTGTCGCGTTTGGGAATTCTCATGAACACGCCAAGATTATTGTTCTTGAGCACAATGGACTGAAGGTTTTAGTTGACGCTGCAAAAG CTCACGCTGCTAATACTTCTCTTCTGAGTGAGCTGTGTGCCACTCTCGCCCGCCTGGCTGTAAGGAATGAGTTCTGTCAAGAGATCTGTGATCTTGGAGGATTGAAGCTCATCATGACGCTGCTGGCGGACAGCTATGAGAAACCG GAGTTGGTTCGGCAGGTCCTTATCGCAATACAAGCTGTCGCAGGAAATGACGATGTGAAGGATGCAGTTGTTGATGCTGGAGGAGTCCAGCTCATTGTCATTGCCATGAACAGACACATGAACAACTCTTCT GTGTGTGAGCAAGGCTGTGCATGCCTCTCAGTCCTTGCTTTGCGAAAACCCGACAACTGCAAAGTCATCATGGAAAATGGAGGTGCCTTGGCGGCTGTGCAGGCTATGAAGATACACAAAGATGCAGTAAATGTGCAG AAACAGGCATGTATGGTCATGAGAAACCTGGTCGGACGTATGAATGAGTTAAGCAAACCAATCTTGGAGATGGGAGCAGAAGCCCTGATAGCCGAGGCACTAAAGACCCATGAAGACTGCTGTGATGTGGGTAAAGCAGCCCTCAGAGATCTGGGATGCCAGGTGGAACTCCGAGAGCTGTGGACTGGCAAACATGGCAGCCTCACCAACTGA
- the slc25a42 gene encoding mitochondrial coenzyme A transporter SLC25A42 isoform X1: protein MGTGVQEQRATLTQGEGSYEGLKHTRSVLNSLFSGALAGALAKTAVAPLDRTKIIFQVSSARFSAKEAYRLIYRTYLKNGFLSLWRGNSATMVRVIPYAAIQFCAHEQYKGLLGGYYGFQGNVLPPVPRLLAGSMAGATAAMVTYPLDMVRARMAVTPKEMYSNIMHVFVRISREEGLKTLFRGFTPTMLGVIPYAGLSFFTYETLKKLHFERSGRPQPYSYERLAFGACAGLLGQSASYPLDVVRRRMQTAGVTGHTYGTILGTMKDIVAEEGVIRGLYKGLSMNWVKGPIAVGISFTTFDMTQILLRKLHQLRLGNSDTERGKRG, encoded by the exons ATGGGGACTGGCGTACAGGAACAACGGGCAACACTCACGCAGGGAGAAGGGAGCTATGAG GGCCTCAAGCACACTCGGTCTGTCCTCAACTCGCTCTTCTCTGGGGCTTTAGCAGGGGCTTTGGCCAAGACAGCTGTCGCCCCATTGGACAGGACTAAAATCATCTTCCAAG TGTCTTCAGCAAGATTCTCTGCCAAG GAAGCCTACAGGTTGATCTACCGCACCTACCTGAAGAATGGCTTCCTCAGTCTGTGGAGGGGCAACTCTGCCACCATGGTGCGAGTCATCCCATACGCCGCCATCCAGTTCTGTGCACACGAGCAGTACAAGGGACTGTTAGGAGGCTACTATGGCTTTCAGGGGAA CGTCCTTCCTCCAGTACCACGGTTATTGGCTGGGTCCATGGCGGGTGCCACGGCAGCCATGGTGACCTATCCTCTGGACATGGTGCGAGCTCGGATGGCTGTAACACCAAAGGAAAT gtaCAGCAACATCATGCACGTGTTTGTGCGGATATCCCGAGAAGAGGGCCTGAAGACGTTGTTTCGAGGCTTTACTCCCACCATGCTGGGTGTTATTCCCTATGCTGGTCTCAGCTTCTTTACCTATGAAACACTGAAGAAATTACATTTCG AGCGCAGCGGGCGCCCCCAGCCCTACTCGTATGAACGTCTGGCGTTTGGAGCCTGTGCGGGACTTCTTGGCCAGTCGGCGTCTTATCCTCTGGACGTGGTGCGACGTCGTATGCAGACTGCAGGAGTCACAGGTCACACGTACGGCACCATCCTGGGCACCATGAAGGACATTGTAGCTGAGGAAGGGGTCATCCGTGGACTCTACAAAGGTCTCAGTATGAACTGGGTCAAAGGGCCCATTGCTGTGGGGATCAGCTTCACCACCTTTGACATGACGCAGATTCTCTTGAGGAAACTGCATCAGTTACGGCTCGGTAACagcgacacagagagagggaaacGGGGATAG
- the slc25a42 gene encoding mitochondrial coenzyme A transporter SLC25A42 isoform X2 — translation MFCFLVSSARFSAKEAYRLIYRTYLKNGFLSLWRGNSATMVRVIPYAAIQFCAHEQYKGLLGGYYGFQGNVLPPVPRLLAGSMAGATAAMVTYPLDMVRARMAVTPKEMYSNIMHVFVRISREEGLKTLFRGFTPTMLGVIPYAGLSFFTYETLKKLHFERSGRPQPYSYERLAFGACAGLLGQSASYPLDVVRRRMQTAGVTGHTYGTILGTMKDIVAEEGVIRGLYKGLSMNWVKGPIAVGISFTTFDMTQILLRKLHQLRLGNSDTERGKRG, via the exons atgttttgttttctaGTGTCTTCAGCAAGATTCTCTGCCAAG GAAGCCTACAGGTTGATCTACCGCACCTACCTGAAGAATGGCTTCCTCAGTCTGTGGAGGGGCAACTCTGCCACCATGGTGCGAGTCATCCCATACGCCGCCATCCAGTTCTGTGCACACGAGCAGTACAAGGGACTGTTAGGAGGCTACTATGGCTTTCAGGGGAA CGTCCTTCCTCCAGTACCACGGTTATTGGCTGGGTCCATGGCGGGTGCCACGGCAGCCATGGTGACCTATCCTCTGGACATGGTGCGAGCTCGGATGGCTGTAACACCAAAGGAAAT gtaCAGCAACATCATGCACGTGTTTGTGCGGATATCCCGAGAAGAGGGCCTGAAGACGTTGTTTCGAGGCTTTACTCCCACCATGCTGGGTGTTATTCCCTATGCTGGTCTCAGCTTCTTTACCTATGAAACACTGAAGAAATTACATTTCG AGCGCAGCGGGCGCCCCCAGCCCTACTCGTATGAACGTCTGGCGTTTGGAGCCTGTGCGGGACTTCTTGGCCAGTCGGCGTCTTATCCTCTGGACGTGGTGCGACGTCGTATGCAGACTGCAGGAGTCACAGGTCACACGTACGGCACCATCCTGGGCACCATGAAGGACATTGTAGCTGAGGAAGGGGTCATCCGTGGACTCTACAAAGGTCTCAGTATGAACTGGGTCAAAGGGCCCATTGCTGTGGGGATCAGCTTCACCACCTTTGACATGACGCAGATTCTCTTGAGGAAACTGCATCAGTTACGGCTCGGTAACagcgacacagagagagggaaacGGGGATAG